In Elephas maximus indicus isolate mEleMax1 chromosome 4, mEleMax1 primary haplotype, whole genome shotgun sequence, a genomic segment contains:
- the LOC126075580 gene encoding olfactory receptor 6C2-like codes for MTNHTVITTFILLGMTEDPKLQIVLSVFLFLTYFLCVSGNMAIITLTLLDSRLQTPMYFFLRNFSFLEVSFTSVCIPRFLYSLTTGDKTCTYNACVSQLFFGVFLGATEFFLFAAMSYDRYVAICKPLHYTTIMNNKFCTTLLLCCWGAGLLIIVPPLGMGLRLEFCDSNLIDSFGCDAYPILQITCSDTELIEKVVLAFAVLTLITTLLGVLLSYTYIISTILKFPSAQQRKKAFSTCSSHMIVVSMSYGSSIFAYIKPSGKEGVALNKVVGLLLTSVVPMLNPFIYTLRNKQVKEAFKDTVKRIAFLIKK; via the coding sequence ATGACAAATCACACAGTGATAACAACATTCATCCTGCTGGGGATGACGGAGGACCCAAAATTACAAATTGTGCTTTcggtatttttatttctcacctactttttgtgtgtgtctgggaACATGGCAATTATCACTCTCACACTTTTGGATTCCCGTCTTCAAactcccatgtatttttttctccgaaatttctctttcttagaagtCTCATTCACCTCCGTCTGTATTCCCAGATTCCTGTACAGCCTGACAACTGGAGATAAAACTTGTACCTATAATGCTTGTGTCTCACAATTGTTTTTTGGTGTCTTCTTGGGAGCAACTGAGTTTTTTCTCTTTGCTGCCATGTCCTATGATCGCTACGTGGCCATCTGTAAGCCCCTACATTACACAACCATCATGAACAACAAGTTCTGCACTACACTCCTTCTCTGCTGTTGGGGTGCTGGCCTGTTGATTATTGTGCCCCCTCTTGGCATGGGTCTCCGGCTGGAATTCTGTGACTCTAATCTCATTGATAGTTTTGGTTGTGACGCATATCCTATCCTACAGATCACCTGTTCAGACACAGAACTTATAGAAAAAGTTGTTTTGGCTTTTGCTGTGCTAACACTGATTACTACCCTACTGGGTGTGCTTCTCTCCTACACATACATCATCAGCACCATTCTAAAATTCCCTTCTGCCCAACAAAGGAAAAAGGCCTTTTCCACCTGTTCTTCTCACATGATTGTGGTTTCCATGAGCTATGGCAGTTCCATCTTCGCCTACATTAAACCTTCAGGAAAGGAAGGAGTAGCCCTTAATAAGGTGGTGGGGCTGCTCTTAACCTCAGTTGTCCCCATGCTTAATCCTTTCATTTATACACTACGAAACAAGCAGGTAAAGGAAGCCTTCAAAGACACCGTAAAAAGGATTGCATTTCTCATAAAGAAGTAA